A segment of the Vagococcus hydrophili genome:
CAGACGTGAGTTGAGTAAAGTGAAGCGTTGATTTTTATCTTTTATTTTTAAAAAATCATCCAATGAAATACCTTGGATGAGATATTTTTCTTGAAGTTTGATAGTTAATGAGGTTTTGCCACTTCCAGCATAGCCTATAATTCTAATTTTCATTTGATTTTGTCTCCAGTCTCATAGATACCTATTAAGACTACCTCAAAAAGAACATTATTTCAATAACCGTATAGAATATAATTTATTTTTTAAGAGGTAAAAAAAGCTGTAATTGAGTTAATTTAGTTGTTAAACCAAAGGAATGTAACATTGAAAATTCTTTAGACGAAGAGTCAAAATTACTTAATGTGAGTGTTTTTTCGAATTGATTATTTAGGTAAATTAAGATATCTTTTATCAAAGATAAGTGCTGTTCATTAAATATAACTAACTGTTGAATTGCTATGCTCGAATCACTTTCTGTAAAACTTAAATAACCGATAATCTGATGTTGATAGTGAATCATTAAAGAATTTTGAGCAAAGATTAATCTATTTTGCCAAGGAATGGTGATAGGTTCTTTGAGGCTGATACGATCCATTGGAAACTGGATAAGCTCAACAAGTGAGTCTTGTTTGTTATCTAAATTACTGATATCAGCAATAATCAGTTCATTTAATATACTATATGAAAGAGAGTCGTACATTTTTTTAGCTTTATAATTAGTGGCAATCACTTCCAGGCGAATCCCTTCACAATTATTTTGAGTAGCTAGTAGTTCAGCGTGTTTCATTAATTTCGTACCGACGTGTTTTCCTCTTGAAGCAGGATCAACAGAGATACCTCCAACCCACATTATTCTTTTATGATTTAATGTTTGAATCCCTAAAAGGATTACACCAAGATAAGCGCCTTCTTCTTCAAAAACGCAAGAAAAATCCCGAGAGAGGCCTAGAGAGTCGATCCGATGGTTTAATTGCTGTTCAGTCATATTAATTGGAACAAGGTAATCGCTGAATCCTTTGTTCCAAGTCTGTGTAACACGAGGCATCGAGGCTTTTGCAATAGGTAATAACATAAAATAAACTCCTTTATCTTCTATAGTAATTACTTATAAATTTAAAGGAGTTGAAA
Coding sequences within it:
- a CDS encoding GNAT family N-acetyltransferase; this translates as MLLPIAKASMPRVTQTWNKGFSDYLVPINMTEQQLNHRIDSLGLSRDFSCVFEEEGAYLGVILLGIQTLNHKRIMWVGGISVDPASRGKHVGTKLMKHAELLATQNNCEGIRLEVIATNYKAKKMYDSLSYSILNELIIADISNLDNKQDSLVELIQFPMDRISLKEPITIPWQNRLIFAQNSLMIHYQHQIIGYLSFTESDSSIAIQQLVIFNEQHLSLIKDILIYLNNQFEKTLTLSNFDSSSKEFSMLHSFGLTTKLTQLQLFLPLKK